One stretch of Diabrotica undecimpunctata isolate CICGRU chromosome 5, icDiaUnde3, whole genome shotgun sequence DNA includes these proteins:
- the slim gene encoding kelch domain-containing protein 10 homolog isoform X1 translates to MYSKCIHQFFIKLFEILYVAITKMCNSENDSDGVPYSFKVFRYEKIVPNKACKLPFPRSGHRIGADSSNFYSFGGYNPLVRDVVSQREDEDDFWIQSYPLFQELWKFNFASKEWTKFKNSETLPMELASNALILHGNILMVYVCVYGGTGSPFGIRCSNQLYVCKVNDENGPMAEVQTTGQLPLPLYGQALIFHNDYLYTIGGTTGLSYTCDIHRLNIKTMNWEIVYLCNGLGEYEPKGRYRHEVGFDGRNIYILGGGTTEEAYGFQHIPTFDVEKNEWFRQKTLRDKHRGFPDPRRCHGAVQIACKGVVQIFITGGHDGENIFDDLWRLDVQTFQWTFFDLCRLPRPTYFHATAVTPEGRLYVFGGNYSVNDDVRRSNAVYSTWLCIPKLSEICWEAVLHYTPDISRLKTDELIDMGLPRRFVQRLEKS, encoded by the exons ATGTATTCCAAATGTATCCATCAATTTTTCATAAAACTATTCGAAATTCTTTATGTGGCTATCACCAAAATGTGCAATAGTGAAAATGACAGTGACGGGGTCCCTTACTCGTTTAAAGTGTTTCGGTATGAAAAAATCGTACCGAATAAAGCGTGCAAATTGCCGTTTCCTCGGAGTGGACATAGAATCGGGGCGGACTCCTCGAACTTTTATTCGTTTGGGGGCTACAACCCCCTAGTTAGGGACGTAGTGTCGCAACGTGAAGACGAAGATGACTTTTGGATACAGTCCTATCCGTTGTTCCAAGAACTGTGGAAATTTAATTTTGCATCCAAAGAGTGGACCAAGTTCAAAAATAGTGAGACTCTTCCCATGGAATTGGCATCAAATGCCCTTATTCTACATGGAAATATCTTGATGGTATATGTTTGT gtGTACGGTGGCACCGGATCCCCTTTTGGAATTCGGTGTAGCAATCAGTTGTATGTATGTAAAGTAAACGATGAGAATGGTCCGATGGCTGAAGTGCAGACCACTGGACAACTGCCCCTACCCTTATATGGACAAGCCCTTATCTTCCACAACGATTATCTCTACACAATTGGAGGTACGACTGGGTTGTCATACACATGTGATATTCACAG gttaaatatTAAGACCATGAACTGGGAAATAGTGTATTTATGTAACGGTTTAGGAGAGTACGAGCCAAAGGGAAGATATAGACACGAAGTGGGTTTCGACGGTAGAAACATTTACATATTAGGCGGCGGTACCACCGAGGAAGCGTATGGTTTCCAGCACATACCCACTTTCGATGTAGAAAAAAACGAATGGTTTAGACAAAAAACTCTAAGAGATAAACACCGAG GTTTTCCGGATCCGAGGCGGTGCCACGGTGCCGTGCAAATAGCCTGCAAAGGAGTCGTACAGATCTTCATTACCGGCGGCCACGACGGCGAGAACATATTCGACGACCTGTGGCGGCTGGACGTGCAGACCTTCCAATGGACGTTCTTCGATTTGTGCAGACTGCCGCGGCCCACCTACTTCCACGCCACTGCCGTCACGCCCGAAGGTAGACTGTACGTGTTCGGCGGCAACTATAGCGTTAACGACGACGTTAGGCGCAGTAACGCCGTCTATTCGACATGGCTGTGTATTCCCAAGCTGAGCGAAATTTGCTGGGAGGCGGTTTTACATTATACTCCCGATATAAGCAGACTTAAAACTGATGAATTGATAGATATGGGGTTACCGAGGCGATTTGTGCAGAGGTTGGAAAAAAGCTAG
- the slim gene encoding kelch domain-containing protein 10 homolog isoform X2 — protein sequence MYSKCIHQFFIKLFEILYVAITKMCNSENDSDGVPYSFKVFRYEKIVPNKACKLPFPRSGHRIGADSSNFYSFGGYNPLVRDVVSQREDEDDFWIQSYPLFQELWKFNFASKEWTKFKNSETLPMELASNALILHGNILMVYGGTGSPFGIRCSNQLYVCKVNDENGPMAEVQTTGQLPLPLYGQALIFHNDYLYTIGGTTGLSYTCDIHRLNIKTMNWEIVYLCNGLGEYEPKGRYRHEVGFDGRNIYILGGGTTEEAYGFQHIPTFDVEKNEWFRQKTLRDKHRGFPDPRRCHGAVQIACKGVVQIFITGGHDGENIFDDLWRLDVQTFQWTFFDLCRLPRPTYFHATAVTPEGRLYVFGGNYSVNDDVRRSNAVYSTWLCIPKLSEICWEAVLHYTPDISRLKTDELIDMGLPRRFVQRLEKS from the exons ATGTATTCCAAATGTATCCATCAATTTTTCATAAAACTATTCGAAATTCTTTATGTGGCTATCACCAAAATGTGCAATAGTGAAAATGACAGTGACGGGGTCCCTTACTCGTTTAAAGTGTTTCGGTATGAAAAAATCGTACCGAATAAAGCGTGCAAATTGCCGTTTCCTCGGAGTGGACATAGAATCGGGGCGGACTCCTCGAACTTTTATTCGTTTGGGGGCTACAACCCCCTAGTTAGGGACGTAGTGTCGCAACGTGAAGACGAAGATGACTTTTGGATACAGTCCTATCCGTTGTTCCAAGAACTGTGGAAATTTAATTTTGCATCCAAAGAGTGGACCAAGTTCAAAAATAGTGAGACTCTTCCCATGGAATTGGCATCAAATGCCCTTATTCTACATGGAAATATCTTGATG gtGTACGGTGGCACCGGATCCCCTTTTGGAATTCGGTGTAGCAATCAGTTGTATGTATGTAAAGTAAACGATGAGAATGGTCCGATGGCTGAAGTGCAGACCACTGGACAACTGCCCCTACCCTTATATGGACAAGCCCTTATCTTCCACAACGATTATCTCTACACAATTGGAGGTACGACTGGGTTGTCATACACATGTGATATTCACAG gttaaatatTAAGACCATGAACTGGGAAATAGTGTATTTATGTAACGGTTTAGGAGAGTACGAGCCAAAGGGAAGATATAGACACGAAGTGGGTTTCGACGGTAGAAACATTTACATATTAGGCGGCGGTACCACCGAGGAAGCGTATGGTTTCCAGCACATACCCACTTTCGATGTAGAAAAAAACGAATGGTTTAGACAAAAAACTCTAAGAGATAAACACCGAG GTTTTCCGGATCCGAGGCGGTGCCACGGTGCCGTGCAAATAGCCTGCAAAGGAGTCGTACAGATCTTCATTACCGGCGGCCACGACGGCGAGAACATATTCGACGACCTGTGGCGGCTGGACGTGCAGACCTTCCAATGGACGTTCTTCGATTTGTGCAGACTGCCGCGGCCCACCTACTTCCACGCCACTGCCGTCACGCCCGAAGGTAGACTGTACGTGTTCGGCGGCAACTATAGCGTTAACGACGACGTTAGGCGCAGTAACGCCGTCTATTCGACATGGCTGTGTATTCCCAAGCTGAGCGAAATTTGCTGGGAGGCGGTTTTACATTATACTCCCGATATAAGCAGACTTAAAACTGATGAATTGATAGATATGGGGTTACCGAGGCGATTTGTGCAGAGGTTGGAAAAAAGCTAG